A stretch of Paenibacillus peoriae DNA encodes these proteins:
- a CDS encoding GNAT family N-acetyltransferase, whose protein sequence is MIRGLVLLTGGNIEDYLPDLYDWSLTESEKEQHTCRPIIELPPYNNYKENVLKRLANGQLIYILVDKSNSNKRIGKIQLFDYNSRNKSAEIGYYLPLKHRKQGYANVLLELFIDTIFERKDLELNKIYATVAACNQASIK, encoded by the coding sequence ATGATAAGAGGACTTGTACTTTTAACTGGTGGGAATATTGAAGATTACTTACCAGACTTATATGATTGGAGTCTTACTGAAAGCGAAAAAGAGCAACATACTTGCCGACCCATAATCGAACTTCCTCCATATAACAATTATAAAGAGAATGTACTGAAAAGGCTTGCAAATGGGCAATTAATATATATCTTGGTTGATAAAAGTAACAGTAATAAGCGGATAGGAAAGATACAGCTTTTTGACTATAATTCTCGAAATAAAAGTGCCGAGATCGGATACTACTTGCCTCTAAAACATAGAAAACAAGGATATGCGAATGTATTGCTAGAGTTATTTATAGATACCATTTTTGAACGTAAGGATTTGGAGTTGAACAAAATTTATGCAACGGTTGCAGCATGTAATCAAGCTTCTATAAAATGA
- a CDS encoding contractile injection system protein, VgrG/Pvc8 family, with protein sequence MSVLSDGIGYESLRFYGPFQPLHIEQLQITRAINDHAFLHINGMLSEEQGAACIGQNMEQEPIVIRQLDEQGQSLRRLFHGIVTRMSVHCVRGVYTFELEAASHSHQMDIKRKRRSYQDIHRTYDDLVTALVRKYQYGDAIDTVSHYAKLETFVLQYDETDWAFLKRLASRFGSVLVPEVTAASPKVFFGMPEGKQHKVERDVFYRVRKTFHELDAEKPGERADSYVTYMIESLQYYTLGDLITLPIGQGKELVVVRAVTTLADGLLRTRYDLQAEQDIRYARYENDQATGISLIGTVLKVQQDFVQLQLDIDPKQDPAKACWFPVATRYVAEEHSGWYDMPEIGEQVELYLPTHREQDAYVTDSLRQQRHTHGQPNVKVWQHIQGSGVEMSEHELTLSTSGEFSITLHESSGITINSPGNVQIQGGHVKLGAGEELSLEAGTALYLKGGASSMVLDGETDTKAPVIYQEGTVKAPVFVADLPPVPEPPLMSIKAFEAAQSAAKDSSSSQASTPKAKVTSPAELQQANAMMGTVSKLLGSIPVMGKVAGVVVGALSGPAAGVILRATAAIPVRSKGTPTVGGSKGNGIHPLKHLAGLALQGLITQYEHEQARHAYYSKWILGKVYTSARQIVHSGSRLELIQNLLTTSKTMVHAYQQVPKSVKDRMLREYKEQEKARAEAALKAEKEARAKALKAKKEAAPPELTDEEYERIYSDYVYWASLEGDRRPEIPLGSYRAEDGVVRMANGDPDFKYYDDWKQNYPGDFLVLSNQEGITPEEQRWMSYANLTAEPFALDGRGGEGRAFKNEFSKMSKEGASENARLARENVRGIQQRIDQKSITTKNASEPIENASEVMPSKAGKPKEKPPKTEGTGKIDGMPPIVQSRINLRNGTAEEGAGFNHVLDRHFNPNKNASQFSVTPGELKSILQSKEVVSTPVSKVLYSDIKLADGSIEKQARYVREVTLDSNIGIDKFSGSSTNTMTVLTDKHGNLVTATPGVIK encoded by the coding sequence TTGAGCGTATTATCAGATGGGATCGGATATGAAAGCCTACGCTTTTATGGTCCCTTTCAGCCATTACACATCGAACAACTTCAAATAACACGCGCCATTAATGATCATGCCTTTTTACATATCAATGGCATGCTCTCCGAAGAACAGGGAGCAGCTTGTATCGGTCAAAATATGGAGCAAGAGCCGATTGTGATTCGTCAGTTGGATGAGCAGGGACAATCGCTGAGAAGGCTGTTCCATGGGATTGTTACACGTATGTCCGTACACTGTGTGCGAGGCGTGTATACGTTTGAACTGGAGGCCGCTTCCCATTCGCACCAGATGGATATCAAACGTAAAAGACGCTCCTACCAAGATATTCATCGTACCTATGATGATTTGGTCACTGCGCTGGTTCGAAAATATCAGTACGGAGATGCCATTGATACGGTAAGCCACTATGCCAAACTAGAGACATTTGTTTTACAATATGATGAGACGGATTGGGCGTTTTTAAAACGCCTCGCTTCTCGCTTTGGTTCCGTACTTGTGCCAGAGGTAACCGCAGCTTCGCCCAAGGTTTTCTTCGGGATGCCTGAAGGCAAGCAGCATAAGGTAGAGCGGGATGTATTTTATCGAGTTCGGAAAACGTTTCATGAGTTGGATGCGGAAAAACCAGGCGAACGTGCTGACTCATATGTCACCTATATGATTGAAAGTCTGCAATACTATACGCTGGGCGACCTCATTACGTTACCCATTGGACAAGGTAAAGAGTTGGTCGTGGTTCGAGCAGTGACTACGCTAGCGGACGGCCTACTGCGCACCCGTTATGATCTTCAAGCTGAACAAGATATCCGCTATGCGCGGTATGAAAACGATCAGGCTACTGGAATTTCGCTGATAGGAACGGTACTGAAGGTACAGCAGGATTTCGTCCAGCTTCAACTCGACATTGATCCCAAGCAAGACCCGGCTAAAGCCTGCTGGTTCCCTGTAGCCACCCGTTATGTTGCCGAAGAACATAGCGGCTGGTACGATATGCCTGAGATCGGGGAACAGGTGGAATTGTATCTGCCAACACACCGCGAACAGGATGCCTATGTAACGGATTCGCTGCGACAACAACGCCACACCCATGGACAGCCGAATGTGAAGGTATGGCAACATATTCAAGGTAGCGGCGTAGAAATGTCTGAACATGAACTGACCCTATCCACCTCCGGTGAATTTTCCATTACACTGCATGAAAGTAGCGGCATTACCATCAACAGTCCGGGGAATGTGCAGATTCAGGGTGGTCATGTGAAACTGGGTGCAGGCGAGGAACTATCACTCGAAGCTGGCACGGCGCTATACTTAAAAGGTGGAGCCAGCAGCATGGTACTGGATGGTGAGACGGATACCAAAGCTCCGGTGATTTATCAGGAGGGTACGGTGAAAGCTCCTGTTTTCGTAGCCGACCTCCCTCCTGTACCTGAGCCCCCATTGATGAGCATCAAAGCATTTGAAGCAGCTCAATCAGCAGCCAAGGATTCATCTAGCAGCCAAGCCTCTACCCCTAAAGCAAAAGTCACCAGTCCAGCAGAGCTTCAACAGGCGAATGCCATGATGGGGACAGTATCCAAGCTATTAGGCTCCATTCCAGTTATGGGGAAAGTGGCTGGCGTTGTTGTGGGAGCGCTAAGTGGACCTGCAGCGGGTGTGATTCTGAGGGCAACCGCAGCGATCCCTGTTCGGAGCAAAGGAACCCCTACCGTTGGAGGCAGTAAGGGGAACGGTATTCATCCGTTGAAACACTTGGCTGGTCTAGCATTACAAGGGTTAATTACTCAGTATGAACATGAGCAAGCGAGACATGCCTACTATAGCAAATGGATTCTGGGGAAAGTGTATACGAGCGCACGTCAAATAGTACATTCCGGCAGCCGATTAGAGCTGATCCAAAACTTGCTGACAACATCGAAAACCATGGTTCATGCCTATCAACAGGTACCTAAAAGTGTTAAAGATAGAATGCTGAGGGAATATAAAGAACAAGAAAAAGCAAGGGCTGAAGCTGCTCTTAAAGCAGAAAAAGAAGCTAGAGCTAAAGCCCTTAAAGCGAAAAAAGAAGCTGCGCCACCAGAGCTTACAGATGAAGAGTATGAGAGAATTTATAGTGATTATGTCTATTGGGCTTCATTAGAAGGTGATCGCAGACCTGAAATTCCGCTAGGAAGCTACCGTGCTGAGGACGGGGTGGTTCGTATGGCGAATGGAGATCCAGATTTTAAATACTACGATGACTGGAAACAAAACTATCCAGGAGATTTTTTGGTTCTATCTAATCAAGAGGGCATCACACCGGAAGAACAACGATGGATGAGCTATGCAAACCTAACAGCAGAGCCGTTTGCACTCGACGGTCGAGGTGGTGAAGGTAGAGCCTTTAAAAATGAATTCTCCAAAATGAGCAAAGAAGGGGCATCTGAGAACGCTAGGCTCGCAAGAGAAAATGTGAGGGGAATCCAACAGCGAATAGATCAGAAGAGCATCACCACAAAAAATGCATCCGAACCTATTGAGAACGCATCAGAAGTTATGCCTTCAAAAGCAGGCAAACCCAAGGAGAAACCTCCTAAAACTGAGGGGACGGGTAAGATTGATGGAATGCCCCCTATAGTTCAATCAAGAATAAACTTAAGAAATGGAACTGCAGAGGAAGGAGCAGGATTTAACCACGTACTAGATAGGCATTTTAACCCCAATAAGAATGCTTCCCAATTCTCGGTTACACCCGGTGAACTAAAGAGCATTCTTCAAAGTAAAGAAGTTGTGAGTACACCAGTTTCAAAAGTTTTATATTCAGACATAAAGTTAGCAGATGGGTCAATTGAAAAACAAGCTAGATATGTGAGGGAAGTTACTTTAGACTCTAACATAGGAATTGACAAGTTTAGTGGTTCTTCAACAAATACTATGACTGTATTAACCGATAAGCATGGAAATCTAGTTACTGCTACACCGGGGGTGATAAAATGA
- a CDS encoding putative zinc-binding protein: MKRTDLPLVYSCSGCSSAAQTANMIAIQMDREKVAEMSCIAGVGGDVKPLVRTAKSGRDIIAIDGCPLSCCKSCLARHEVQAKHHFLLSDFDVPKIIGEDPNPDHYRNAYTQILEQIGQ; the protein is encoded by the coding sequence ATGAAAAGAACTGATTTACCTCTTGTCTATTCTTGTTCTGGATGTTCCTCCGCAGCACAAACCGCTAACATGATCGCTATACAAATGGATCGAGAAAAAGTCGCTGAAATGTCCTGCATAGCTGGTGTTGGTGGTGATGTCAAACCACTTGTCAGAACAGCAAAATCGGGACGTGACATTATTGCAATTGACGGCTGTCCCTTGTCCTGTTGCAAGAGTTGCTTAGCAAGGCATGAAGTTCAAGCCAAACACCATTTCCTGCTGTCTGACTTTGACGTACCCAAGATAATAGGAGAAGATCCTAACCCTGATCATTATAGGAATGCTTATACACAAATCTTAGAACAAATTGGACAATAA
- a CDS encoding VOC family protein, with protein sequence MTESREYMGVSGKYTKKGMPNGFTSITPFITVKNPSEAIEFYKSVFNARVKDITEFPDENGNKIIVHAELDFGNGFLQLGAANPTYQLVLPPDGDNACYSFGIYVMNVDQVIENAVTRGAKVREPVTNFVSGDRFGSILDPCGVRWSIMTRIEDLSEEESSRRVAEWAKSFSGE encoded by the coding sequence ATGACTGAAAGCAGAGAATATATGGGAGTGTCAGGTAAATATACAAAGAAGGGGATGCCCAACGGCTTTACATCTATTACCCCTTTTATTACAGTGAAGAATCCTTCTGAAGCAATAGAGTTTTATAAAAGTGTTTTCAATGCAAGGGTTAAGGATATTACTGAATTTCCTGATGAGAATGGCAATAAAATCATTGTTCATGCTGAATTAGATTTTGGAAATGGTTTTTTGCAGCTGGGAGCAGCGAATCCGACATATCAATTGGTCTTGCCACCAGATGGAGACAATGCGTGTTATTCTTTCGGAATTTACGTCATGAATGTGGATCAGGTCATTGAAAATGCGGTAACAAGAGGAGCGAAAGTAAGGGAACCAGTTACAAACTTTGTTTCAGGTGATCGATTCGGAAGTATACTGGATCCTTGTGGAGTAAGATGGTCTATTATGACTAGGATCGAGGATTTGTCAGAAGAAGAAAGCAGTCGTAGGGTTGCTGAATGGGCTAAAAGCTTTAGCGGAGAATAA
- a CDS encoding type 1 glutamine amidotransferase family protein: MNSTVYLYVFDTMADWEIGYLTAELNSGRYYKKGLSPSKIVTVGLEKTPVTTMGGLTILPDINLDECSIESTDALILPGGNTWTETIHQPILKIAERCLEEGIWVAAICGATMGLAQAGLLNSRWHTSNDLEYLKMTCPTYTGEKYYKMESAVTDGKLITASGTAPLEFSVHVLKALGVFSSKTLEAWYSLNKTRASKYYYELMNSIQ; encoded by the coding sequence ATGAATAGTACGGTATATCTGTATGTATTTGACACTATGGCAGACTGGGAGATTGGTTACTTAACTGCCGAACTGAACTCGGGGAGATATTATAAAAAGGGGCTGTCCCCATCCAAAATTGTTACCGTGGGACTGGAAAAGACTCCTGTAACTACCATGGGCGGATTGACAATACTGCCTGACATCAATCTGGATGAGTGCAGTATTGAAAGCACAGATGCATTGATTTTACCCGGTGGAAATACATGGACAGAAACCATTCATCAACCGATTTTAAAAATCGCTGAGAGGTGCTTAGAGGAAGGGATATGGGTTGCTGCGATTTGTGGTGCGACCATGGGACTTGCCCAGGCAGGATTACTGAATTCACGTTGGCATACAAGCAATGATCTGGAATACCTCAAAATGACCTGTCCCACCTACACGGGCGAAAAGTATTACAAAATGGAGTCTGCTGTAACCGATGGAAAACTAATCACTGCATCTGGAACAGCTCCTTTGGAATTTTCCGTACACGTCTTGAAAGCTCTGGGTGTGTTTTCTTCTAAGACATTAGAAGCCTGGTATAGTCTAAATAAGACTCGTGCATCCAAATATTACTATGAGTTGATGAATTCAATCCAATAA
- a CDS encoding helix-turn-helix transcriptional regulator has translation MPKNDNMLAILWMLNSGVKMTAKQISEKLEINIRTVYRYIDALCASGVPIISDTGHNGGYSLLNNFIRAPLLFDMEEKKALLHAAVFAKEAGYPLSEALSSATSKLKMYSNQEQESILSRHLAGFEVINRMGDPSLQPVLAELEQAVANEFSVEMDYRTGHEEQPKNRVIDPYGMVYWNSKWYTVAFCHLRNEIRSFRADRILQIKRTPILFKRPEAFSAREFFMQNLLPDLVGKDGLISLMIEGRSEALDDLCLHWFLGHHLKERTSNQAIFLLEEKSLHTYVPYLLLTYGKSIQVIEPQSLKKKLVAVASELMEYYQR, from the coding sequence ATGCCAAAAAACGATAATATGCTGGCCATTCTATGGATGTTGAATTCGGGTGTAAAAATGACCGCAAAACAAATATCCGAAAAGTTAGAAATAAATATAAGGACAGTTTATCGGTATATTGATGCTTTATGCGCCAGTGGAGTGCCTATAATATCCGACACGGGCCATAATGGCGGGTATAGCTTGCTGAATAATTTTATTAGAGCACCTTTACTATTTGATATGGAGGAGAAAAAGGCACTCCTTCATGCTGCTGTTTTTGCAAAAGAAGCTGGATACCCTTTGAGTGAGGCATTAAGCAGTGCGACATCAAAATTGAAAATGTATTCGAATCAGGAGCAGGAAAGTATACTTAGCCGTCATTTAGCCGGATTTGAAGTGATAAATCGCATGGGAGATCCTTCTCTTCAGCCGGTATTGGCAGAATTGGAGCAGGCTGTAGCCAACGAATTCTCTGTAGAAATGGATTATCGCACAGGCCATGAAGAACAACCCAAGAATAGGGTGATAGACCCCTATGGAATGGTTTACTGGAACAGTAAATGGTATACTGTTGCTTTTTGTCACCTACGGAATGAGATCCGTAGCTTTCGGGCAGATCGGATTCTACAAATCAAGCGTACTCCAATCCTATTTAAGCGTCCTGAGGCTTTTTCGGCTCGTGAATTTTTTATGCAAAATCTGTTGCCTGATTTAGTAGGCAAGGACGGTTTAATTTCTTTAATGATCGAAGGCAGGTCGGAGGCATTGGATGACTTATGTCTGCATTGGTTTTTGGGGCATCATCTGAAAGAGCGCACATCCAATCAAGCCATCTTTTTGCTTGAGGAAAAATCACTTCATACCTATGTCCCTTATTTGCTCCTAACCTACGGGAAATCTATTCAAGTCATCGAACCACAGAGTTTGAAGAAAAAACTTGTTGCTGTTGCGTCGGAGTTAATGGAATATTATCAGCGCTAA
- a CDS encoding pentapeptide repeat-containing protein, which produces MDKQAALHHFKEHHFTPLLDIQLDMLEAKFQRCQAQLIFDFKESFRDLCIHILSMQQQGQKQPIGYIHYSFLRTQMLEQSYLYMVEAYSAEWYEDDSDCKLTYDASWAYAAMNTMLETLEQERKIYMGTITSVDVERLMLESAPFFHQFVNSLLRLGMAEVVQMPEYLAIYKADRLAIRTGEYKDISENLYAEDQEALLADHVKEQLIHSSEEEPYVYENLKRHSLPHLHLMQKDLRYNDFSHSDLRGSQFHSCILIGSIWQRANLEGGSFGGCLLTDTDFRYSDLRGANFNSASGQPYREHGVRVPGLCGLHFEHANLDGADFTDVHSFEHAYFEGASMQGTLVPRKYQQHWKLSEAQLQSIVWTE; this is translated from the coding sequence ATGGATAAACAAGCGGCGTTACACCATTTTAAAGAGCACCATTTTACACCTTTGCTGGACATTCAGTTGGACATGCTGGAAGCCAAGTTTCAGCGTTGCCAAGCTCAACTGATCTTCGACTTCAAAGAATCGTTCAGGGATTTGTGTATACACATTCTGAGCATGCAGCAACAAGGTCAAAAACAACCCATTGGATATATTCACTACTCGTTCTTGCGCACTCAGATGCTGGAGCAATCCTACCTGTATATGGTCGAGGCTTACTCTGCTGAATGGTACGAAGATGATTCCGATTGCAAGTTAACCTATGACGCATCATGGGCTTACGCAGCAATGAATACCATGTTGGAAACCTTGGAGCAGGAACGAAAAATATATATGGGGACGATCACTTCAGTGGACGTTGAACGACTGATGTTGGAATCCGCTCCTTTTTTTCACCAGTTTGTGAACTCCCTCCTGCGCTTAGGGATGGCAGAAGTGGTTCAAATGCCTGAGTATCTCGCCATTTATAAAGCTGATCGTTTAGCTATCCGAACGGGCGAGTACAAGGATATCAGCGAGAATCTATATGCCGAAGATCAGGAAGCACTTCTTGCAGATCATGTGAAAGAGCAATTGATACATTCCAGTGAAGAAGAACCCTATGTTTACGAAAACCTAAAGCGGCATTCTCTTCCCCACCTTCACCTGATGCAAAAGGATTTGCGCTATAACGATTTTAGCCACAGTGACTTACGGGGAAGCCAGTTTCACAGCTGCATATTGATCGGAAGCATCTGGCAACGAGCCAATCTGGAAGGAGGCAGCTTTGGGGGATGTCTACTGACCGATACGGATTTTAGATATAGCGATTTGAGAGGTGCTAACTTCAATAGTGCCAGCGGACAGCCGTATCGGGAACATGGAGTTCGGGTGCCGGGGCTATGTGGGCTTCATTTCGAACACGCCAACCTGGATGGGGCCGATTTTACGGATGTACATTCGTTTGAACATGCATATTTTGAGGGGGCTTCGATGCAAGGAACTCTTGTCCCACGAAAGTACCAACAGCATTGGAAACTAAGCGAAGCACAGCTTCAATCTATTGTGTGGACGGAATAA
- a CDS encoding imm11 family protein has translation MRHYYVLVDDHRISRNIKPMNLDLFKTPFVGMPPAQVLDVHATEDAEYTDWLPFSPSQPLFSDSMKRILELYNTQARFKQVYIVNREPSRQELYWISSLPSVDGISEQTEFYAHDQTLKRLVLDSQKVNGHHFFRLSNVREPYFIVSLEAAESLLRRSLSGFQLQKLELL, from the coding sequence ATGCGCCATTATTATGTGCTGGTCGATGATCATCGTATTTCCCGAAACATTAAACCGATGAATTTAGACCTTTTTAAAACGCCATTTGTTGGCATGCCTCCGGCTCAGGTTTTAGATGTTCATGCGACAGAAGATGCCGAGTACACGGACTGGCTACCGTTTTCACCCTCACAACCGCTATTTTCCGATTCTATGAAACGGATTCTAGAACTATACAATACACAAGCTCGTTTTAAACAGGTGTATATCGTGAACCGTGAACCTAGCCGTCAAGAATTATATTGGATTTCATCCCTTCCCTCTGTGGATGGCATTTCAGAACAGACTGAATTTTATGCGCACGACCAAACCTTAAAACGACTTGTGCTGGATAGTCAAAAGGTGAATGGACACCATTTTTTTCGACTGTCTAACGTAAGGGAACCTTATTTCATTGTTAGCTTGGAGGCTGCTGAAAGCTTACTGCGGCGGAGTTTGAGTGGTTTTCAGCTACAAAAGCTAGAACTCTTATAA
- a CDS encoding DUF4280 domain-containing protein: MFLPILIKALAQGALSGEHSYVVRGAKLQCSQGTDPGVLNMMYSHGVFIKDKPVLNVDDAICGANISKINAFGLCKLKQGLPCEPEIAFGSKWTGGKEDVLVEGAPALLNNSTLMCSCQGVQEAISSFFGADSTGSGGGGIISITDDGQDG, translated from the coding sequence ATGTTTTTACCTATACTTATTAAAGCTCTGGCCCAAGGTGCGCTCAGCGGAGAACATTCTTATGTGGTGAGAGGCGCCAAGTTACAGTGCAGTCAAGGTACAGATCCTGGTGTGCTTAATATGATGTACAGCCACGGTGTCTTCATTAAAGATAAGCCTGTTCTGAACGTAGACGATGCCATCTGTGGAGCCAATATTAGCAAAATCAATGCTTTTGGTCTGTGTAAATTGAAGCAAGGTCTTCCCTGTGAACCGGAGATTGCGTTTGGGTCCAAGTGGACAGGTGGGAAAGAAGACGTATTGGTTGAGGGGGCACCCGCCCTACTCAACAATTCGACCTTAATGTGTAGCTGCCAAGGTGTACAAGAGGCGATATCCTCCTTTTTTGGTGCAGACAGCACGGGATCAGGTGGTGGAGGTATCATCTCCATTACAGATGACGGACAGGATGGTTGA